The DNA segment CGATAGAGAGGATCGCGCGCCCTGCTTCGGTTGCGTAACCTTGGCCCCAATGGGGACGCGCAATCCAATATCCCAATTCGATCGTTCCGGCGCTCTCACCCTCTTCGGCAGGCGGTGGATCGATCCCTATGCATCCGACAATTGCGGCGCTATCGGCGCGCGTGATTAGGAAGCGCGGCGAGTGCGGGTCAATTGGCAACGCGGTAAAGGCGCGCGCGTCTTGTTCGCGATAAGGCCAAGGCGCCCTGGCCAAATTGCGAACGACGCCCTCGTCGGCGATGCCGTTTAGGACGCCCTTCCAATCTTCGGGCCAAATGGGTCTGAGCAGTAATCTGTCGCTGCGATGAAACACGATCATTCCCTCTCTCGCCTCGCGCACCCGGTAATCGGTGCGCGTGACAATTTCATTTCCGCG comes from the Erythrobacter sp. Alg231-14 genome and includes:
- a CDS encoding GNAT family N-acetyltransferase; protein product: MFHRSDRLLLRPIWPEDWKGVLNGIADEGVVRNLARAPWPYREQDARAFTALPIDPHSPRFLITRADSAAIVGCIGIDPPPAEEGESAGTIELGYWIARPHWGQGYATEAGRAILSIARVLGYDRVIGSHFLDNPASGKVLEKLGFEPTGRVVDRHSCGRGHKAPTAEYALDFTEQGCVGYGAGAVCAA